In Limanda limanda chromosome 21, fLimLim1.1, whole genome shotgun sequence, a genomic segment contains:
- the muc13b gene encoding mucin-13b, giving the protein MAGKYNLFLVLWFVVACLVKDIPTKRSNNNYRCCNFDACNSANNNYRCCNFNACSRSNNNYRCCNFNACNSANNNYRCCNFNACSRSNNNYRCCNFNACNSDNNNCWCCKSNDWNRDSTNCNSTRFNVSSSNNSTRFDPCQPNPCGRGSTCAVRFNQTFVCLCLPGDHYNDGSKVCVKAKVFPGQLSLPKLTYNEKMENKQSPEFKEAAQNITTTLTPLYNITDGFSDVTVLSLQKLAQSRVGSVRMEGVTASIEIIFSESSTITTSEVTSVMEEAAANCSNCLLGGATFNETDNCAAKPCDEVTTTCSSGNGTFVCSCKETYINTTFSDRLCIACPSGQEAVNSSSCKPCKPGFSGLNCLEDWKQTLIIVGSVLGGLLLITLILLIILAVRSSKKSSKKSKHEDIGKPYVSHFTAKAPLANGNGSYANSQIPSYHGSGYEGAGVPKIPRATANNNWERRSNMEMTPSNSRQNLVPMGSNSRLYDDDDDMNSYTRPESNHYASAPARPQSNLYAQSRPQSNPYAQSRPQSNPYAAKQGQNNPYYQ; this is encoded by the exons ATGGCTGGAAAATACAACTTGTTTTTGGTTCTGTGGTTCGTCGTGGCCTGTCTTG TGAAAGATATTCCAACCAA AAGgtccaacaacaactacaggtGCTGTAACTTTGACGCCTGTAACAGTgccaacaacaactacaggtGCTGTAACTTCAACGCCTGTAGTAGGTCCAACAACAATTACAGGTGCTGTAACTTCAACGCCTGTAACAGTgccaacaacaactacaggtGCTGTAACTTCAACGCCTGTAGTAGgtccaacaacaactacaggtGCTGTAACTTCAACGCCTGTaacagtgacaacaacaactgctgGTGCTGTAAATCCAACGACTGGAACAGAGACAGCACCAACTGCAACAGCACCAGGTTCAACGTCAGTAGCTCCAACAACAGCACCAGGTTTG ATCCTTGTCAACCGAACCCATGCGGCCGGGGAAGCACCTGTGCAGTCCGTTTCAATCAAACCTTTGTCTGCTTGTGCTTGCCGGGTGATCACTACAATGATGGTAGCAAAGTTTGTGTGAAAG ccAAAGTTTTCCCTGGACAACTTTCCCTGCCGAAATTAACCTATAatgaaaaaatggaaaacaagCAATCACCAGAATTTAAAGAAGCTGCACAAAATATTACTACTACG CTTACACCTTTATATAACATAACTGATGGGTTCTCTGATGTTACAGTGCTCTCACTCCA GAAACTTGCACAGAGCAGAGTTGGATCAGTGAGAATGGAAGGGGTCACTGCATCAATAGAAATCATCTTCAGCGAGAGTTCTACCATCACAACAAGTGAGGTTACAAGTGTGATGGAAGAAGCTGCCGCTAACTGTTCGAATTGCCTACTGGGAGGTGCAACTTTCAACG AGACCGATAACTGCGCTGCTAAACCCTGTGATGAGGTGACTACCACTTGCTCTTCAGGAAATGGAACCTTTGTTTGTAGCTGTAAGGAAACCTACATCAACACGACTTTCAGCGACAGACTGTGCATCG CTTGTCCCAGTGGGCAGGAAGCAGTGAATTCAAGCTCTTGTAAACC aTGCAAACCTGGTTTTTCTGGTTTGAACTGCCTTGA AGACTGGAAGCAGACACTGATTATTGTTGGCTCCGTGCTCGGGGGCCTGCTGCTCATCACACTCATCCTTCTAATCATACTGGCAGTGAG ATCCTCCAAGAAGAGCAGCAAGAAAAGCAAACATGAAGACATCGGGAAACCCTATGTCAGTCACTTTACTGCCAAGGCACCACTGGCTAACGGTAACGGCAGCTACGCTAACAGCCAGATACCCTCATATCATGGGTCAGGCTATGAAGGTGCTGGGGTGCCCAAGATCCCACGTGCAACAGCCAACAACAACTGGGAACGCAGGTCCAATATGGAGATGACTCCTAGCAACAGCCGGCAAAACCTGGTCCCTATGGGCAGTAACTCG CGGCTCTACGACGACGATGATGACATGAACTCATACACTCGACCCGAGAGCAACCACTATGCATCTGCACCTGCACGTCCACAGAGCAACCTGTACGCCCAGAGTCGACCTCAGAGCAACCCGTACGCCCAGAGTCGACCTCAGAGCAACCCGTACGCTGCGAAGCAGGGCCAGAACAATCCTTACTACCAGTAA
- the znf281b gene encoding zinc finger protein 281b has product MSIIQDKLANEFLRNGGMDPNFSPGMLMFSHLPPVTSFTRLASQSVMGELSQEMILKKERDSPPEHQGANAINTGGFLHSMGIKQERLNELDYRMPLYGGGGGVGMNCVGGGAGKSGNDMQDMSFGNHHQNHQNMLLHDLSLSNVRSLTEPIPGRPGKEPKESSGRRGRRSNGDGQGGKARRKRNDASKAMMLDPDGACLSPNSKPHICEHCNAAFRSSYHLRRHVLIHTGERPFRCSQCNMSFIQKYLLQRHEKIHSGEKPFSCDQCNMRFIQKYHMERHKRTHSGEKPYRCETCQQFFSRTDRLLKHKRTCGEAIKKGLDPSMLDLSDAELGHGSYSLTQGNSTTSGRKRGKSKNGEGGERKRKKNASATAASSSGGMARDMGLQDFGMEHPSGSGPAMQGRTPKLVFKKAGRKGLDKGLLSLDDSTDGQKLLGQKHDSMDHLEDSGLDNMGLLQGNKQGPTTSSNYDDAMQFVKKRRYLHAVNNDYGASSLHMANQGNSVIQGSMGHEPTLAMLDSSPMDLKHDKSGIPDEVLQSLLDHYSHKPEGTHHHDVTFDLSDVPHHVDLQPAAPVTPELDDDSPNGGDKTAVMSEYSKFLLQALERTSHSGPFPSLGPTGPFPLMSSSSSPTGPLFSDKHVYTTSTLDCGYPPSVSSPVPIVAPSSVSSSSSSKSHYGMLVGSPSQAGYHLGLEPTSHQQLTPSQELTEQLEKQHSPGNFNLPPQDLTATADGSKGQQSKAGGNAPTNGSSYPDLSSLNPPKETMYQIENFAQAFGSQFKSGRRTPLGYGSDPGAEVDHQIRTPVSEFSGYTSLLADVSEPVSTGSKTQTSQSFR; this is encoded by the exons ATGAGTATTATTCAGGACAAATTAGCCAATGAGTTTTTGCGGAACGGTGGCATGGACCCAAATTTTTCACCAGGTATGCTTATGTTCAGCCACCTGCCACCTGTCACCAGCTTTACACGGCTGGCCTCCCAGTCCGTCATGGGCGAGCTTTCCCAGGAGATGATCCTGAAAAAAGAACGGGACTCGCCACCGGAACACCAGGGCGCCAATGCTATAAACACCGGGGGCTTCCTCCACAGCATGGGCATTAAGCAGGAGCGGCTAAATGAGCTGGATTACCGCATGCCCCTCTATGGCGGGGGTGGAGGAGTGGGGATGAACTGTGTTGGAGGGGGCGCGGGGAAGAGTGGCAACGACATGCAGGACATGTCTTTCGGAAACCACCACCAAAATCACCAGAACATGCTCCTGCATGACCTCAGTCTCAGCAACGTCCGTAGCCTGACTGAACCG ATTCCTGGAAGACCGGGTAAAGAGCCAAAAGAGTCCTCAGGTAGAAGAGGGCGGAGGAGCAATGGGGACGGGCAGGGAGGCAAAGCCCGACGGAAACGTAACGATGCTTCGAAG GCCATGATGTTGGATCCAGATGGAGCCTGCCTGTCCCCCAACTCAAAACCACATATCTGCGAGCACTGTAATGCTGCCTTCCGCAGTTCCTACCACTTGCGCAGACATGTGCTCATACATACAG GTGAGAGGCCTTTCCGGTGCAGCCAGTGTAACATGAGCTTCATTCAGAAGTACCTCCTCCAGCGGCATGAGAAGATCCACAGTG GAGAGAAGCCTTTCAGCTGTGACCAGTGTAACATGCGCTTTATCCAGAAGTACCACATGGAGCGGCACAAAAGGACACACAGTGGCGAGAAGCCATATCGCTGCGAAACCTGCCAACAA TTTTTCTCTAGAACAGACCGGTTACTGAAGCACAAACGGACTTGTGGAGAAGCCATAAAGAAGGGCCTGGACCCAAGCATGCTGGATCTCAGCGACGCGGAGCTAGGCCACGGCAGCTATTCACTCACTCAGGGAAACTCTACCACCTCCGGACGCAAGAGGGGCAAGTCCAAAAATGGTGAGGGCGGTGAGcgcaagaggaagaagaatgcTTCAGCGACAGCAGCCTCATCCTCTGGGGGTATGGCCCGAGACATGGGCCTTCAGGACTTCGGCATGGAGCACCCCTCAGGTTCTGGCCCCGCCATGCAGGGCCGCACTCCCAAACTGGTCTTTAAAAAAGCTGGCCGCAAAGGCCTTGACAAGGGCCTCCTCTCTCTGGATGACAGTACTGATGGACAAAAACTGTTGggccagaaacatgactccaTGGATCATTTGGAGGATTCTGGCCTTGACAATATGGGTCTACTGCAGGGCAACAAGCAGGGGCCCACCACCAGCAGCAACTACGATGATGCAATGCAGTTTGTGAAAAAGCGGCGCTACCTCCATGCAGTTAACAATGACTATGGAGCCAGCTCTCTTCACATGGCAAACCAAGGCAATAGTGTAATCCAGGGTTCCATGGGGCATGAGCCCACGCTGGCCATGCTGGACTCGTCGCCTATGGATCTCAAGCATGATAAATCGGGCATTCCAGATGAGGTACTGCAAAGCCTGCTAGACCATTATAGCCATAAGCCAGAGGGGACACACCACCATGACGTGACTTTCGACTTGTCAGATGTTCCACACCACGTTGACCTCCAACCAGCAGCCCCTGTTACCCCCGAGCTGGACGATGACTCGCCTAATGGTGGTGATAAAACGGCAGTGATGAGCGAGTACTCGAAATTTCTCCTGCAAGCCCTGGAGCGTACCAGCCATAGTGGGCCCTTCCCCAGTCTTGGTCCAACGGGGCCTTTCCCTCTCATGTCCAGCAGCTCCAGTCCCACGGGGCCCCTGTTCTCTGACAAACACGTCTACACCACATCCACACTGGATTGTGGCTACCCGCCTTCTGTCTCTTCCCCAGTGCCCATCGTTGCCCCGTCATCCgtctcttcctcgtcctcctccaagTCCCACTATGGCATGCTCGTCGGCTCGCCCTCCCAGGCAGGTTACCACCTCGGCTTGGAACCTACCAGCCACCAGCAGCTGACCCCATCTCAGGAGCTGACCGAGCAGTTGGAGAAGCAGCACTCCCCCGGCAACTTCAACTTACCTCCCCAGGACCTGACTGCCACAGCAGACGGTTCCAAGGGGCAGCAATCCAAGGCTGGAGGAAACGCTCCAACCAACGGCTCCAGCTACCCAGACCTGTCCTCTCTGAACCCCCCTAAAGAAACCATGTACCAGATTGAGAACTTTGCCCAGGCCTTTGGTTCCCAGTTCAAGTCAGGGCGGCGGACCCCTCTGGGCTACGGCAGTGATCCTGGGGCAGAGGTCGATCATCAAATAcggactccagtgtcagaattcTCAGGGTATACCAGTTTGTTAGCTGACGTCAGTGAGCCAGTGAGTACAGGATCAAAAACCCAGACAAGCCAAAGTTTCAGATAA